From Lycium ferocissimum isolate CSIRO_LF1 chromosome 12, AGI_CSIRO_Lferr_CH_V1, whole genome shotgun sequence, one genomic window encodes:
- the LOC132040207 gene encoding putative vesicle-associated membrane protein 726 → MGQQTLIYSFVARGTIILAEYSEFTGNFNSIASQCLQKLPASNNKFSYNCDDHTFNFLSDNGFTYCVVATESAGREIPLAFLDRVKDDFSKRYAGGKAATASAKSLNREFGSKLKEHMKYCCDHPEEISKLSKVKAQVSEVKGVMMENIEKVLDRGEKIELLVDKTENLRSQAQDFRQQGTKIRRKMWYENMKIKLVVFAIIVVLLLIIILSVCPGFKCTS, encoded by the exons ATGGGACAACAAACGTTAATTTATAGCTTCGTCGCCAGGGGAACAATAATTCTGGCTGAGTACAGCGAATTTACGGGAAATTTTAACAGCATTGCCTCTCAATGCCTGCAGAAGCTGCCTGCATCTAATAACAAATTCTCATATAATTGTGATGATCACACCTTCAATTTCCTCTCCGATAATGGATTCA CCTACTGTGTGGTGGCTACTGAATCTGCAGGCAGGGAAATTCCCCTAGCCTTCTTGGATAGAGTGAAGGATGATTTTAGCAAAAGATATGCTGGAGGCAAAGCTGCAACAGCTAGTGCTAAAAGCCTCAATAGGGAATTTGG GTCAAAATTAAAAGAGCACATGAAATACTGTTGTGATCATCCTGAAGAAATCAGTAAGCTTTCTAAGGTCAAGGCTCAAGTTTCTGAAGTCAAGGGAGTGATGATGGAAAACATTGAgaag GTTCTTGACCGCGGTGAGAAGATTGAGCTTCTAGTCGATAAAACAGAGAATCTTCGATCACAG GCTCAGGATTTCAGACAACAGGGAACGAAGATAAGGAGGAAGATGTGgtatgaaaatatgaagataaAACTCGTTGTTTTTGCTATCATCGTGGTCCTGCTTCTCATTATCATTTTATCTGTCTGCCCTGGCTTCAAATGCACTTCTTGA